From one Butyricimonas faecihominis genomic stretch:
- a CDS encoding DUF417 family protein — MNEQVTKSIHRFLTIAASSKGLGIKLIRVAILIIFVWIGGLKYYHYEADGIVPFVANSPFMSFFYNKQAPEYKEYKNAEGAYVIKNREWHQVNGTYTFAYGLGALICTIGILVFLGLFFPRIGIIGDILAIIMTIGTLSFLATTPEVWVPNLGSGEFGFPLLSGAGRLVIKDTAILAGAIVLLSDSAQRILNQLKHQES; from the coding sequence ATGAACGAGCAAGTAACAAAATCCATTCATCGTTTTTTAACGATAGCAGCATCAAGCAAAGGTTTAGGCATAAAACTGATCCGTGTGGCCATCCTCATCATTTTCGTGTGGATCGGGGGGCTGAAATACTATCACTACGAGGCTGACGGGATTGTGCCGTTCGTTGCCAACAGTCCCTTCATGAGTTTCTTCTACAACAAACAAGCCCCGGAATACAAGGAATACAAAAACGCGGAAGGAGCCTACGTAATCAAAAACCGGGAATGGCATCAAGTAAACGGAACGTACACCTTCGCCTACGGGCTGGGAGCCCTGATCTGTACCATCGGGATACTGGTTTTCCTTGGATTATTCTTTCCCCGCATCGGCATCATCGGGGATATTCTGGCCATTATTATGACTATCGGAACCTTGTCATTTCTTGCCACGACACCCGAAGTATGGGTCCCCAATCTGGGAAGCGGGGAATTTGGTTTTCCCCTGTTATCGGGAGCCGGACGCCTCGTGATTAAAGACACGGCCATATTAGCAGGAGCCATAGTGCTACTATCCGATTCTGCACAACGCATATTAAATCAATTAAAACATCAAGAATCATGA
- a CDS encoding DUF4465 domain-containing protein, translated as MRNLWFIFILIIAFMACSDDKDVLAPVPNDVTLNELELGRFTHAIPDGGFTSKAAHKNSVTFNTKKNSDGTYAGFAYSNRNNRSFTWTATQEALDSNIYSVYTRFPNANEVYAVGRVEGDDTYFTLGTPAVVEHILVANTTYTYLALVYGDQYGTEEEPVANPNIPGSANKKGVWFTNVPGGVKKMVDADKDFYKLIVTGYNGETETGQVEFYLCTRKGDPSHPAWSLVINDWYKVDLSSLGEVSKVVFHVASSDIEAGTGRMRTPPYFCLDGIRIKE; from the coding sequence ATGAGAAATTTGTGGTTTATATTCATTCTGATTATAGCTTTTATGGCATGTTCCGATGATAAGGATGTGCTAGCACCTGTACCGAATGATGTAACGCTGAATGAGCTGGAGTTGGGGCGTTTTACCCATGCGATTCCAGACGGAGGCTTTACTTCGAAAGCGGCTCACAAGAATTCTGTAACGTTTAATACAAAGAAAAATAGTGACGGGACGTATGCCGGGTTTGCTTATTCAAACCGGAATAACCGTTCCTTTACGTGGACGGCTACTCAAGAGGCTTTGGATTCAAATATTTATAGTGTGTACACGAGATTTCCCAATGCGAATGAAGTATATGCTGTTGGACGGGTTGAGGGAGATGATACTTATTTTACGCTGGGAACTCCGGCCGTGGTAGAACATATTCTAGTGGCTAATACGACTTATACCTATTTGGCATTGGTGTATGGGGATCAATACGGGACAGAAGAGGAACCGGTTGCTAATCCCAATATTCCGGGTAGTGCGAATAAAAAAGGGGTATGGTTCACGAATGTTCCGGGAGGTGTGAAGAAAATGGTGGATGCCGATAAGGATTTTTACAAATTGATCGTTACCGGATATAACGGGGAGACAGAAACTGGTCAAGTAGAGTTTTATCTGTGTACCCGGAAGGGAGATCCGAGTCATCCGGCTTGGAGCTTGGTGATTAACGATTGGTATAAGGTGGATTTAAGTTCCTTGGGAGAAGTGTCGAAAGTTGTATTCCATGTGGCATCATCGGATATAGAGGCCGGAACCGGTCGGATGAGGACTCCACCGTATTTCTGTCTTGACGGGATTAGGATTAAAGAATAA
- a CDS encoding RagB/SusD family nutrient uptake outer membrane protein — protein sequence MKKIYIILAILVLLTQGCNDFLEPESQDKVVPKTVSHLRELLLGEIIQNKKDYTEYLSVMTDDFADQDGNQYEYRNQLWGYYTWQREPEEGRDLATRNDEAWSELYHTIFICNIIIDKTPSMHGTDEEKNQLLAETYFMRAQAYFELINLYGEPYESAEQAEKALGVPINEEITIMDNIYSRETLAKVYAKIESDLHESIARFKNTEWTKNVVHPSLDVAYLFASRLHLYKKEYQLAKNYADSVINNERYQLYDLHTAGLTSYSYFINRNNPEIMFCYGMASFDFIYNYSSTYATYLVSDKIISLFSNDDLRKTTFWDKNKKPHKFSSTNSQSYGNTYRLSEAYLNRAEALVFLDKWESAITDINTIREKRIENDYEITATNREDALNKVWEERRRELCFEKHRWFDLRRQGMPELRHIFTNGGSRKEYILPAGSKSYTLPIPKKIREQNKIIVNIERPEQL from the coding sequence ATGAAAAAAATATATATTATACTCGCAATTCTGGTCCTGTTGACACAAGGATGTAATGATTTCCTTGAACCCGAATCACAGGATAAAGTCGTTCCTAAAACGGTCTCTCACCTGCGAGAACTCTTACTCGGAGAGATCATCCAGAACAAAAAAGACTACACCGAATATTTGTCCGTCATGACAGATGATTTCGCGGATCAAGACGGGAACCAGTATGAATACCGCAACCAGCTGTGGGGCTACTACACGTGGCAACGGGAACCCGAAGAGGGACGAGATCTGGCGACGAGGAATGACGAGGCATGGAGCGAATTATATCATACCATTTTCATCTGCAATATCATCATTGATAAAACACCTTCCATGCACGGCACGGATGAAGAAAAGAATCAACTACTGGCAGAGACTTATTTCATGCGGGCCCAAGCTTATTTCGAGTTAATAAACTTGTACGGAGAACCCTACGAAAGCGCGGAGCAAGCCGAGAAAGCCCTCGGGGTCCCGATTAACGAGGAAATCACGATCATGGATAACATCTATTCCAGAGAGACTCTAGCGAAAGTGTACGCGAAGATAGAGTCCGATTTACACGAGTCGATCGCACGTTTTAAAAACACGGAATGGACCAAGAATGTGGTTCACCCGAGCCTAGACGTGGCTTACCTGTTTGCCTCCCGGCTGCATCTTTACAAAAAAGAGTACCAGTTAGCCAAGAATTATGCCGACAGCGTTATCAATAACGAGAGGTACCAGCTCTACGACTTACATACAGCCGGCCTGACTTCCTACTCCTATTTTATCAACAGAAATAACCCAGAGATCATGTTCTGTTACGGCATGGCCAGTTTTGATTTTATCTATAATTACTCTTCCACGTATGCAACATACCTTGTCTCCGATAAGATCATTTCACTTTTTAGTAATGATGACTTGCGCAAAACCACATTTTGGGACAAGAATAAGAAACCTCACAAATTCAGTAGCACGAATTCCCAGTCCTACGGAAATACCTATCGTCTGTCAGAAGCCTACCTAAACCGGGCCGAGGCTTTAGTTTTCTTGGATAAGTGGGAATCGGCCATCACGGATATTAACACAATCAGGGAAAAGCGTATCGAGAACGATTACGAAATCACGGCCACCAACCGGGAGGATGCCCTGAACAAAGTCTGGGAAGAACGCAGGAGAGAACTTTGTTTCGAGAAACATCGCTGGTTCGACCTGAGAAGACAGGGAATGCCGGAACTACGACACATTTTCACGAACGGGGGAAGTCGGAAAGAATACATTCTACCCGCGGGAAGTAAATCCTACACGCTACCGATCCCTAAAAAGATCAGAGAGCAAAATAAGATTATCGTGAACATCGAACGCCCCGAACAGCTATAA
- a CDS encoding helix-turn-helix transcriptional regulator produces the protein MELTFNTKLKGTIALTDSFQLTKTLREDNSLYKFIWARKGTVTIDVDHQLITLQENDIISLTNLHHLEIKESEGDYMILLFNSNFYCIYGNDHEVSCSGFLFNGTSRIMHFRLSEEEKATCEAIITSLQSEFQVNDNLKEEMLRILLKHFIIHATRVARKNLHITPDMEESFNSVRRFYVLVDQHFKEKKQVQDYADMLCKSPKTLSHLLSLYNLPSPLKVIHQRVEAEAKRLLLYSEMTAKEIAHLLGFEDQASFSRFFKKVSGESITQYKRQLKESGKIDN, from the coding sequence ATGGAATTAACCTTCAACACGAAACTAAAAGGGACAATTGCCCTCACGGATTCTTTTCAACTCACGAAAACACTCCGTGAAGATAACAGTTTGTACAAATTTATCTGGGCAAGGAAAGGAACCGTCACGATAGACGTTGACCATCAACTCATCACGCTACAAGAAAACGATATTATTTCCCTGACCAACCTTCACCACTTGGAAATCAAGGAATCCGAAGGAGACTACATGATACTCCTTTTTAACAGTAATTTCTATTGCATCTACGGGAACGACCACGAAGTTTCATGTAGCGGATTCCTTTTCAACGGTACCTCCCGCATCATGCACTTCCGCCTTTCGGAAGAAGAAAAAGCAACTTGCGAGGCCATCATCACCAGCCTGCAAAGCGAATTTCAAGTAAACGACAACTTGAAAGAAGAAATGTTGCGCATCCTGTTGAAACATTTTATCATTCACGCAACACGGGTTGCCCGCAAAAACCTGCATATCACACCGGACATGGAAGAGAGTTTCAACTCCGTCCGTCGCTTTTACGTGCTTGTAGACCAGCATTTCAAAGAAAAGAAACAAGTGCAGGATTACGCTGATATGTTATGCAAATCCCCTAAAACCCTTTCGCACCTTTTATCGTTATACAATTTACCTTCCCCGTTGAAAGTGATCCACCAGAGGGTAGAGGCGGAAGCAAAACGGCTTTTACTATATAGCGAAATGACAGCCAAGGAGATCGCCCATCTCTTAGGTTTCGAAGACCAAGCAAGTTTCAGCCGTTTCTTCAAGAAAGTTTCCGGGGAAAGTATTACACAATACAAACGTCAGTTGAAAGAATCGGGAAAAATTGACAACTAA
- a CDS encoding RNA polymerase sigma-70 factor has protein sequence MQEQTSIKIQGLTVGDRKVYQQIFDTFYHSLCLFTHRFIDDLSVCEDCVQEAFISLWDNREEMASAAHVKSFLYQVSRNNALNHLKHERVKSEYMAKGVQELESQVCFINYVIEEEAERILAETEQELAPKCREIFKLAMQGKDNEEIARLLGVSENTVKTQKKIAYKKLKQKIAEVTMLLLLLNQVVGE, from the coding sequence ATGCAGGAACAAACTTCAATAAAAATCCAAGGATTGACGGTTGGTGACAGAAAGGTGTATCAACAGATCTTTGATACTTTTTATCATAGTTTGTGCTTGTTCACGCACCGTTTTATCGATGATCTGTCTGTTTGTGAGGATTGTGTGCAGGAGGCGTTTATTTCCTTGTGGGATAACCGGGAGGAAATGGCATCTGCGGCTCATGTGAAATCTTTTTTGTATCAAGTCAGCCGTAATAACGCACTGAATCATTTGAAACATGAGCGGGTGAAGAGTGAGTATATGGCCAAAGGAGTGCAGGAACTGGAATCACAGGTTTGTTTTATCAATTACGTGATCGAAGAAGAGGCAGAACGGATACTGGCTGAGACAGAACAAGAATTGGCACCGAAATGCAGGGAGATTTTCAAGCTTGCCATGCAAGGGAAAGATAACGAGGAAATTGCCCGCTTGTTGGGAGTTTCGGAGAACACGGTGAAAACGCAGAAAAAGATCGCCTATAAAAAGTTAAAACAGAAAATAGCAGAAGTAACGATGTTACTCCTACTATTGAATCAAGTGGTTGGTGAGTGA
- a CDS encoding thioredoxin family protein — MKRIVCLLICVCGYFQLFSQGVDFKQITLKEALEQVKAQGKMVFVDCYTTWCGPCKMMTEEVFPQKEAGDFFNAHFVNVKFDMEKGEGKELSKQFKIRAYPTFLLLNPEGKETYRVVGGGELQEFILRVKRGLQKENTLEVLEKEYKTGKMTKKRMLDYVLTLQDTYDNERLKVVADELVKRLTSKEKMAKPYWVIYEDSFLSPLTSDNFAFLLKNKAAFEKSIGEEKVNQKIASAYSGMLYSYVAGFAKKEDVGRLDVMQQQLNEYDLPGKEYLQTKLALAYARCNEDVNEMISILEREVQNLPQAELWTLATSLQFVEKKGDKQQWQRVAALGDQFVESAAGEDLKGYLKSFFSRFKKLASVGVYWEDLTLEQALKKAERAKSMVFMDCYTSWCGPCKYMTSNVFPQEIVGDYFNEHFVCLKVDMEKGEGPALAKRYGIRAFPTFLILRPDGSVYHKLLGSGEADAFLRRVQEGMVEENSTGYLDRLYEEGNRDKAFLSRYIQSLLSIYEENKAKEVSAVLLGLLDESEKVDSSYWFIFESPALTKKGTDHFKYLVDHREEFIRSLGKTKVDNKLYAVYYNQLSYILKGYDKKSTIEDVVNMKNEIKSFKLEKRKELSACIDITEAYLKKDVKGLYSRCKKGFKLFHDDEAMNIAFPVLKYLKTEMKQEDDLQKLVLMLEANIEDESLRKYISMNIGQ, encoded by the coding sequence ATGAAAAGAATTGTATGTTTATTGATATGCGTATGTGGCTATTTTCAGCTATTTTCGCAAGGAGTCGATTTTAAGCAAATCACGCTGAAGGAGGCTTTGGAGCAAGTAAAGGCTCAAGGAAAGATGGTGTTTGTGGATTGTTACACGACATGGTGCGGCCCTTGTAAAATGATGACGGAAGAGGTATTCCCTCAAAAGGAGGCCGGGGACTTTTTCAATGCTCATTTCGTGAATGTCAAGTTTGATATGGAGAAAGGAGAAGGAAAGGAACTTTCCAAGCAATTTAAAATACGGGCATACCCGACCTTTTTACTTTTGAATCCGGAGGGGAAGGAAACGTATCGGGTTGTTGGAGGCGGAGAACTTCAAGAGTTCATTCTTCGGGTAAAGAGAGGTTTGCAGAAAGAAAATACATTGGAGGTATTGGAAAAGGAGTACAAGACCGGAAAGATGACGAAAAAACGCATGTTGGATTACGTGCTGACGTTACAAGATACCTATGATAATGAGCGTTTAAAAGTGGTGGCGGATGAATTGGTGAAGCGTTTGACTTCTAAAGAAAAAATGGCTAAGCCTTATTGGGTAATATACGAGGATAGTTTCCTTTCTCCTTTGACATCCGATAATTTTGCTTTCCTATTAAAGAATAAAGCGGCTTTTGAAAAGAGTATCGGGGAAGAAAAAGTAAATCAGAAAATTGCTTCTGCCTATTCCGGTATGTTATATAGTTATGTTGCTGGGTTTGCAAAGAAAGAGGATGTCGGGCGGTTGGATGTGATGCAACAGCAATTGAATGAATATGATCTGCCGGGTAAGGAATATCTTCAAACCAAATTGGCCTTGGCTTATGCCCGTTGTAATGAGGATGTAAACGAGATGATATCAATTTTGGAACGAGAAGTACAGAATTTGCCGCAGGCAGAACTGTGGACTTTGGCAACCTCTTTGCAATTTGTGGAGAAAAAGGGAGATAAACAGCAATGGCAAAGAGTTGCTGCATTGGGAGATCAGTTCGTGGAATCGGCAGCCGGAGAAGATTTAAAAGGATATTTGAAATCTTTTTTCAGTCGTTTTAAGAAGCTGGCTTCTGTCGGAGTGTATTGGGAGGATCTGACTTTGGAACAGGCTTTGAAGAAAGCGGAAAGGGCAAAAAGTATGGTATTCATGGATTGTTACACTTCTTGGTGTGGTCCTTGTAAATACATGACTTCAAATGTGTTCCCGCAGGAGATTGTGGGTGATTATTTTAACGAGCATTTTGTGTGTCTGAAAGTTGATATGGAGAAAGGAGAAGGGCCGGCATTAGCCAAACGTTATGGCATACGAGCTTTCCCGACGTTCTTGATTTTGCGTCCTGATGGTAGCGTGTATCACAAATTACTCGGTTCCGGTGAGGCGGATGCATTTTTGAGACGTGTACAGGAAGGAATGGTAGAAGAGAATTCCACGGGGTATCTGGACCGATTGTATGAAGAGGGAAACCGGGATAAGGCTTTCCTATCAAGGTATATTCAGTCTCTGTTGTCTATATATGAGGAGAATAAGGCGAAGGAAGTGAGTGCTGTCCTATTGGGATTGTTGGATGAGTCTGAAAAGGTGGATAGTAGTTACTGGTTTATTTTTGAAAGTCCGGCGTTGACTAAAAAGGGAACAGATCATTTTAAATATTTGGTAGATCATCGGGAGGAGTTCATCCGGTCGTTGGGTAAAACGAAGGTTGATAATAAATTATATGCCGTGTATTATAATCAGTTGAGTTATATCTTGAAAGGGTATGATAAAAAAAGTACAATAGAAGATGTGGTAAACATGAAAAACGAGATTAAATCTTTTAAGTTGGAAAAACGAAAAGAGTTGTCTGCATGTATTGATATAACGGAAGCCTATCTGAAAAAAGATGTAAAGGGCTTGTATAGCCGTTGTAAAAAAGGATTTAAATTGTTTCATGATGACGAAGCGATGAATATTGCGTTCCCGGTATTAAAATATCTGAAAACGGAAATGAAACAAGAGGATGATTTACAAAAGTTAGTTCTTATGTTGGAGGCAAATATTGAAGATGAGTCTTTAAGGAAGTATATTTCAATGAATATAGGGCAATAG
- a CDS encoding ATP-binding protein: MMRRITALFFFLGVYVLGFAENTRGKEYILVLNSINFNEAWANNLYQNIRDEFSSPGFHVEAEELSIPMMTRIEDVEEKREYLLSRYLKPPKVVVFIGDPAWLVCQPLFDREWKDVPAVICYSRDSMPSSLENFVNKDFLGKGKFMSTEVATEGYNLTVVKHPFYVRNTIDLIRRLQPGVKTIALISDDRYISTMVREEVSSVLKKDFPELGLDLLTSMEMSTEKLLDTLMEYSREVGIIYNSWFLGKRQSESHYLSDNLQKIIYGFVDAPVFTLTEMDMETGAFAGGYFISASDFGKVAIQTIRQILGGKPAREIMDRVGGKPKIYLNYHHLQHHGVDPDSITGDVVFYQVPPNFYQLYKEYIIIALAFIMLLGALGMMRFHVMCQRRQQRQREFQLLSQYRKLVDNMPVIYIRKQLLFDEAGNVVDFIFCDVNNLFEKVFHCTRDRVVGKRLTEADVDNQLLDYMMDKESKRITSFVFPEENNEIHYYDKLSFPSSEKNFMDVFFIDRTEEYLVSLKMKEHQVSLEALNRRYELVLGVTRLIPWTWDLLNKTINYDITYVTHELCKTKDSRMMTEMEGDMLVHPDDRAGMHEAYYDLYYDRADIVRKEHRSMFRGRSKEYVWFESFVTVSERDGEGHPTLLVGGSLLIDERKRMEEELLKAKEAAEISNHLKSAFLANMSHEIRTPLNAIVGFSNVLAYTEDENERQEYIKIIENNNTLLLQLIGDILDLSKIEAGVFEFVYSEINLNVLLTEVVRAARLRLKNDSVVVEFVEYLPECVIYSDANRLMQVLHNLVTNAIKFTTNGSIRVGYRLQEDESLYFYVSDTGCGIPADKLKEVFGRFVKLNSFQQGTGLGLSICESIVTRLGGQIGVISEVGQGSTFWFTLPKSSWQQAD, translated from the coding sequence ATGATGAGGAGGATCACGGCACTATTTTTCTTCTTGGGCGTGTATGTTCTAGGGTTTGCTGAAAATACACGGGGGAAGGAATATATACTGGTGCTTAACTCGATTAATTTTAACGAGGCTTGGGCGAACAATCTATACCAGAATATACGGGATGAATTCTCGTCCCCGGGGTTTCATGTTGAGGCGGAAGAATTGTCTATTCCGATGATGACGCGGATCGAAGATGTGGAAGAAAAAAGGGAATATTTATTGTCCCGATATTTAAAGCCGCCTAAAGTGGTCGTTTTTATCGGGGATCCGGCGTGGCTTGTGTGTCAGCCTTTATTTGATCGGGAATGGAAGGATGTTCCTGCCGTTATCTGTTATTCTAGGGATTCCATGCCGAGTAGTTTAGAAAATTTTGTCAACAAGGATTTTTTAGGAAAAGGGAAATTCATGTCGACGGAGGTGGCTACCGAGGGATATAATCTGACCGTGGTGAAACATCCCTTTTATGTTAGGAATACGATTGATTTGATTCGGAGATTACAGCCTGGGGTAAAGACGATAGCTCTTATTTCGGATGATCGTTATATTAGTACCATGGTTCGGGAGGAAGTGAGTAGCGTGTTGAAGAAGGATTTCCCCGAGTTGGGATTGGATTTGTTGACATCGATGGAGATGTCAACAGAGAAATTGCTGGATACATTGATGGAGTACAGCAGGGAAGTGGGTATTATTTATAATTCTTGGTTTTTAGGTAAAAGGCAATCCGAGAGTCATTACTTGTCAGATAATCTTCAGAAAATTATATATGGTTTTGTTGATGCCCCCGTGTTCACGTTAACGGAGATGGATATGGAAACGGGTGCTTTTGCCGGAGGATATTTTATCTCGGCATCGGATTTTGGTAAAGTGGCTATTCAAACCATACGGCAAATTTTGGGTGGTAAGCCGGCCCGGGAGATAATGGATCGGGTGGGGGGCAAACCGAAAATCTATTTAAACTATCATCATTTACAACATCATGGTGTAGACCCTGATAGCATCACGGGAGATGTCGTGTTTTATCAAGTCCCGCCTAATTTTTACCAACTTTACAAGGAGTATATTATTATCGCTTTGGCATTTATCATGTTGCTTGGAGCGCTCGGGATGATGCGTTTTCATGTCATGTGTCAGAGACGTCAGCAGCGGCAACGGGAATTTCAATTACTTTCACAATATCGGAAATTAGTCGACAATATGCCTGTCATTTATATTCGTAAGCAATTGCTTTTCGACGAGGCGGGGAATGTCGTTGATTTTATATTTTGTGATGTCAATAATCTTTTCGAGAAAGTCTTTCATTGTACTCGGGACCGGGTAGTCGGGAAACGTTTGACGGAGGCGGACGTGGATAACCAGCTTTTGGATTATATGATGGATAAGGAATCCAAACGAATAACTTCTTTTGTTTTTCCGGAAGAAAATAATGAAATTCATTATTACGATAAATTATCTTTCCCGAGTTCCGAGAAGAATTTTATGGATGTGTTCTTTATCGATCGGACGGAAGAATATCTGGTTTCCTTGAAAATGAAGGAGCATCAAGTTTCGCTGGAGGCGTTGAACCGGAGGTATGAACTGGTGCTGGGTGTGACACGGCTTATCCCATGGACGTGGGATCTGTTGAATAAGACGATTAATTATGACATTACATACGTGACTCACGAGCTTTGTAAGACGAAGGATTCGAGGATGATGACTGAAATGGAAGGGGATATGCTTGTTCATCCGGATGATCGAGCAGGAATGCATGAGGCCTATTATGACTTGTATTACGATCGGGCTGATATTGTTCGAAAAGAACATAGGTCTATGTTTCGGGGGAGATCAAAAGAGTATGTTTGGTTCGAGAGTTTCGTGACCGTGAGCGAGAGGGATGGAGAGGGTCATCCCACCTTGTTGGTTGGAGGATCTCTACTTATTGATGAACGGAAGAGGATGGAAGAGGAATTGTTGAAGGCGAAAGAGGCGGCCGAAATATCGAATCATTTGAAGTCAGCTTTTCTCGCTAATATGAGTCATGAAATCCGGACCCCGTTGAACGCTATTGTCGGTTTTTCTAACGTGTTGGCTTACACCGAGGACGAGAATGAACGGCAGGAATATATTAAGATTATAGAGAATAATAACACGTTGTTGTTGCAACTGATCGGGGATATTTTGGATTTATCGAAAATTGAAGCCGGTGTGTTCGAATTCGTGTATTCCGAAATCAATCTGAATGTATTACTGACAGAAGTTGTCCGGGCAGCTCGTTTACGATTAAAGAATGATTCGGTCGTTGTGGAATTCGTGGAGTATTTGCCCGAGTGCGTGATCTACTCTGATGCGAATCGTTTGATGCAGGTGTTGCATAATCTTGTTACGAACGCCATAAAATTTACCACTAACGGGAGTATTCGTGTCGGGTATCGGCTACAAGAGGATGAGTCGTTGTATTTTTATGTCTCGGACACGGGATGTGGTATTCCCGCGGACAAGTTAAAAGAGGTGTTCGGGCGATTTGTGAAATTGAACTCTTTCCAACAGGGTACGGGATTGGGACTTTCCATCTGTGAGAGTATCGTGACCCGGTTAGGGGGACAGATTGGGGTAATATCAGAAGTGGGGCAAGGATCAACCTTCTGGTTTACCTTGCCGAAATCTTCGTGGCAACAAGCGGATTAA
- a CDS encoding FAD-dependent oxidoreductase — MKEFDAIIIGFGKGGKTLATELAQHDWKVAMIERSDKMYGGTCINIGCIPTKALIHQAELATLKKGLSFEERKADYRKAIAFKNNVTDKLRQKNYDNLAGNPNITVYTGEGQFVSPEIVRVTTKEETFELTAKHIFINTGAETVIPPISGIQDNPKVFTSTTIMELEELPRQLIIVGGGYIGLEFASMYASFGAEVTVLEGFSALIPREDRDIAANVQEVLEKKGIRFILNANVQSVTNGEKEATLTYKDTASGELNTLQADAILLATGRKPNTESLNLKAAGVEVNERGAIIVDEYLKTTTPHIRAIGDVKGGLQFTYVSLDDYRIIREDLFGNRDRATTNREPISYSVFIEPPLSRIGMNEEEARKKNLNFKVNKFTVSSIPRVHTIGKTEGMLKAIIDADTKKILGCTLFCPESSEIINIVAIAMKTGQDYTFLRDFIFTHPSMSESFNDLFRFKL; from the coding sequence ATGAAAGAATTTGACGCTATCATCATCGGTTTCGGCAAAGGTGGTAAAACCCTTGCCACGGAACTGGCTCAACATGACTGGAAAGTTGCCATGATTGAACGATCAGATAAAATGTACGGGGGAACCTGCATCAACATCGGGTGTATCCCGACCAAAGCACTCATCCACCAAGCAGAACTTGCCACGCTGAAAAAAGGGCTCTCTTTCGAAGAACGGAAAGCGGACTACCGGAAGGCTATCGCGTTCAAAAATAATGTAACAGACAAGCTACGCCAAAAAAACTACGATAACCTCGCCGGGAACCCCAACATCACGGTTTACACGGGCGAAGGACAATTCGTCTCACCCGAGATCGTTCGGGTGACAACAAAAGAAGAGACTTTCGAACTAACGGCAAAACACATTTTTATCAACACGGGAGCGGAAACCGTGATACCCCCGATCAGCGGGATTCAGGATAATCCCAAAGTATTCACAAGCACAACGATCATGGAACTGGAAGAACTTCCCCGACAGTTAATCATTGTCGGAGGTGGTTACATCGGGTTGGAATTTGCCTCCATGTACGCCTCCTTCGGAGCGGAAGTCACCGTGTTGGAAGGATTCTCGGCATTGATTCCCCGGGAAGATCGGGATATTGCAGCCAACGTGCAGGAAGTACTGGAGAAAAAAGGGATTCGCTTCATCTTGAATGCTAACGTGCAATCCGTGACTAATGGCGAAAAAGAAGCTACCCTCACCTATAAGGATACAGCAAGCGGCGAATTGAACACGCTCCAAGCGGATGCAATTCTCCTCGCCACGGGTAGGAAACCCAACACGGAAAGCTTGAATCTAAAGGCGGCCGGGGTCGAAGTCAACGAAAGAGGAGCCATCATCGTGGACGAATATTTGAAGACAACAACACCCCATATCCGTGCCATAGGAGACGTAAAAGGCGGTCTGCAATTCACCTATGTTTCTCTGGACGATTATCGAATCATCCGGGAAGATTTATTCGGTAATAGGGATCGGGCAACAACCAACCGGGAACCAATCAGTTATTCCGTGTTTATCGAGCCCCCGCTTTCCCGCATCGGAATGAATGAAGAAGAGGCCCGGAAAAAGAACCTGAATTTCAAGGTAAACAAATTCACCGTCTCTTCCATTCCACGAGTACACACGATCGGCAAAACAGAGGGAATGTTGAAAGCTATCATTGATGCAGACACGAAAAAGATACTGGGCTGTACACTATTTTGTCCGGAATCAAGCGAAATCATCAATATCGTAGCTATCGCCATGAAAACGGGACAGGATTACACATTCCTGCGGGATTTCATCTTCACGCACCCCTCCATGAGCGAATCATTCAACGACCTGTTCAGATTTAAACTATGA